The sequence below is a genomic window from bacterium.
TAATTACCTCATGTAAATCTTCGACTGAACCAAAGTTGGAATTTCCAAACACACTTTGGAAATTAGAGTCCTTTGACTACCAAGGCAGTATCACAAAACCCCCAAATAGCCAAATTTATACAATCAAATTCAATCCTGATGGTACTGCAAACGGCAAATGTAACTGTAATGATTTCTATGTTAGATATATCATCATGAGAGAAAATAATTCATTATTTTTAGATCAATTTGTAATAACAGAAAAAGAATGTGGTTGTGATCGATCCATCAGCGATAAATTCGTACAATGGCTCAGAGAATTAAAATCTTATGAAATAGAAAAAGGTAAACTCCTGCTATATTCCAAAAATAATGCTAAATTGATTTTTCAAGGCGAATTATAATTGCCGGGCAATTAAATTGAAGATCATAACTCTGAAAACATGGATAGCTCAATTCAGCTTAATATTCTTTTCTAGCATGCTATGAATCTTCAATCAATTAGAACTATGCGAAACGATAAGCCAGGAGTGTTTAATGGGCATAAGAAGTTTGCGAATTTTGAGCCTTTTAGGGATTTTCTACATTATTGCTTATGCTGAAGCTAATTGGAAGTGGCAAAATCCTTTTCCCCAAGGTGCGGACATGTTTGCTGTTATTTGTTTATCAAACAATCGAACTATAATAACAGGCAGTGGCGGCACCATAATGACCACAGAGGATGGTGGGCAAAACTGGTTTATTCAACGATTGCCGCAGGTCGATTTCGTGCGTAGATATTGTTTTATCTCTGACCATGAAGGGTGGATAATAGGTAATACGTCGAAAATTTTTAAAACAGATGATGCCGGGCTTTCTTGGCAACAGTTGAATATTTCAATTGATATTGATTTTTCCAATTACGATTTGTGCGATATGGCATTCATTAATAGCCTAAAAGGATTTTTATTAGCCAATGCACCCTACACTCGTCCTACTCAAGAACACCAAAAGTATCCTGGTCGAATATATAAAACCGAGGATGGTGGCATTCATTGGATAAAAGTTGATTCAGGAATGCCGGGTGGTGATTACAACCAAATCGTCTTTCAGGACAGCATAAATGGTTTCCTTTTAACTCAAAGTTCGTATTCCCCCTTTGATTTCGATGATTCCAGACTTTATAAGACCAATAACAGTGGAAATACATGGTCAGCTTTGCAAGGGCAAGGATATGGCAAAGTTCAGTTTGTCAGCAAACAGGTAGGCTGGGCTGGTCAATA
It includes:
- a CDS encoding META domain-containing protein, translated to MKKNRQKTFQRSLRLDGLLVIMSKSKSFFVIIAVIFEIITSCKSSTEPKLEFPNTLWKLESFDYQGSITKPPNSQIYTIKFNPDGTANGKCNCNDFYVRYIIMRENNSLFLDQFVITEKECGCDRSISDKFVQWLRELKSYEIEKGKLLLYSKNNAKLIFQGEL